TGATGTCATCCCTGGTATCTTTTATCTGCTTGATACAGAAGTCCGACTTTCCGGATGGAATGCCTATCTGCGGGATGACATTATGGGTAAATCTGAAAGTGAGATGGCTGGCATCAATGCGCTGGAGAGTATCCATCCGGATGATTGGCTGACTATTCAGAGTAAAATGCAGAACGTTTTGATTGATGGGGTTGAGGAACGTGCTGAAATAAGGGCATTGCGTCAAGGAGGGCCTGAAATTGTCTGGTTTCTGATGACGGCAAAAAAAATAGTACTCAATGGAACCCCGTTTCTCATTGGTATGGGAATCGACATTACTGAACGCAAAAAGGCGGAGAGCGAACTTCAGAATCTGAACCGTTCACTTCTTGCGATCAGCAATTGTAATCAGGTACTTCTTCACGCCCATGATGAAACAGAATTGTTGAGTGCAATCTGTCGTATCGTTGTTGAGATTGGCGGTTATCGGATGGCGTGGGTTGGCTATGCTGAAGATGATCCGTCAAAAAGCGTACGTCCGGTTGCTCAGGCAGGCTTTGAAGAGGGTTATCTGGATATGCTGATGATCTCCTGGGCAGATGTCGAACGTGGTCGAGGGCCTGTGGGAACAACAATCCGTACGGGCCAGCCCTGTTCTGTCTGCAATGTGCTGTCAGATCAGCAATTTCTTCCCTGGCGTATTGAGGCGATGGCTCGTGGTTATGCTTCGGTTTTGAGTTTGCCTCTGAAATCCGACAATAAAACGTTTGGGGCATTGGCGATCTATTCCATCGTTCCGGATGCCTTTAATGCCGGCGAGATGACGCTGCTCACAGCTCTGGCCGACAATCTTGCCTATGGAATTTCAATGTTGCGAACCCGCAGGGCACAAGAGGCGGCAGAGGAGGCACTGCGTCAGAGTGAAGCCCGCTACCGGAGCCTGTTTCAGAATTACCATACCGTGATGTTGATCAGTGATCCGGAGAATGGTATGATTGTTGACGCCAATCCGGCAGCCATCAGCTTTTATGGCTGGGAGTTGAATGAACTCTGCCGAAAAAAAATCAGCCAGATAACTGTTTCGACGCCGCAAGAGGTTACGTCGGAAATGGAAGGAGGCTGTAATGAGGAGAGTAATCCTTTTCATTTCCGTCATTGCCGCTCTGATGGCTCTGTTCGCGATGTGGAAGTTTTCAGCGCTCCCGTTGAAATTCAGGGAAAAATGCTTCTCTATTCCGTTGTTCACGATGTTACTGTGCGCCTGCGCCATGAATCACTCATTCTCTTCCGTCAACGTCTGCTCCAGATGGCAGAGTCTCACTCGGTTGAGGAGCTGCTGAGATTGACTCTGGACGAAGCTGAAAGAGGTACAGGGAGCAAAATTGGGTTTTATCACTTTTTCGGGGAGAATGATGCGACATCCCTGCAGGTTTGTTCGACCAATGTATACAAGAATATGCAGGGGGGAGTGCAACAGTTCACGCATCCATATGTGAAAGGAGAGGAGTTGTGGGCTGATGTTCTGCATGGGCAGAGCGCCGTGATTACCAACGAATACAAAAGAGATGAGCGTCAGAATAACTTGCCGGGCAGCCATCCTGAAATAAAGCGAACATTGGTCGTTCCTGTACTTCAGGGAGAGAAGATTGTGGGCTTTTTTTGGGTTGGAAACAAGCCAGAGGCCTACATTGATGACGATATTCATTTGGTACGTACCATAGCAGATAGTGCATGGGATATCGTTTCTCGCAAGCTTGCCGAGCAGGCGCAACAGGAGATGCAGTCAGCCCTTACCCAGCTTCAGAAAATGGAGCTCGTCGGACAGCTTGCCGGAGGTATCGCTCATGATTTCAATAACATGCTTGCTGTGATTATCGGCAATATAGAGATGGCTATGGATCAGGAGGCTGCTTATGAAGAGCCATTACCATTCAATCTGAAAAACATACTCAATGCCGCTACACGATCTGCGCATTTGACGCGTCAACTCCTCGCGTTTGCCCGAAAGCAACCGGTAATGCCATTGGTTCTCGAACTGAATACGATGGTTGAAACCATGCTTTCGGTTCTGCGACGGCTGATTGGTGAAAATATCACCATTGTCTGGATTCCTGATACCCATCGTTGTCTGGTAAAAGTCGATCCATCACAGATTGATCAGATTCTTGTCAATCTCTGCATCAATGCCCGCGATGCAATTGCCGGAATAGGTAAAATTACTATTCAAATCGGCAGGCTCTGTGAGAAAAAAACTCTTGTTCCACCCTTGCATCCCTGTAAAATAGTCGGTGATTACGTAACACTTTCGGTTCGTGATAACGGTTGTGGTATTGAAAAAGAGCATCTTCCCCATATTTTTGAGCCCTTTTTTACCACCAAGGAGCCGGGAAAAGGGACTGGTTTGGGACTTTCAACAGTCTATGGCATTGTCAAACAAAACAATGGTTGCCTCGACTACAAGAGCGAACCGGGAAAGGGGAGTACTTTTAAAATTCACCTTCCCCGATACCAGGAAGGTTATGGCGATATCGAAGAGGATGAACCGGCTCCGCCAGAAGGCAAACAGGGTAAAGGAACGATACTCCTTGTGGAAAACGAACACGATATTCTCATCCTTTGTCGGGCGGCACTTGAAGAGGCTGGATACACTACGCTTTCGGCTGAGACCCCTCGTGAAGCAATCCGGCTTGCCCGGCAATACAACGGAGAGGTTGATATGCTTCTGACCGATGTTGTTATGCCTGACATGAACGGTTGTGACCTTGCCAAAGAGCTTCAGTCGATCATTCCGGACCTTAAAACGCTCTTTATGTCCGGTTATTCAAGTGATGTGATTTCCCGGCACGAGATGCTTGTCGAAAGGGTTAACTTTATTCAGAAGCCCTTCTCCCTGAAATTACTGACCACGATGGTGCATAATTTGCTCAATCATGCAAACCCATGATCTGTAAGGTAGTTGTAATTTATTCAGAGATCGAAAAGAGAGCTGAGTATCCAGGAAATTGCACTGATGACGATCGAGCCTGCTATAGCCCATCCAAAGTTGTCGATGGAGAATCCCCCGACAAGTGAGGCCGCAAACTGCAGAAGAAAGGCGTTGATGACCAGCAGAAAGAGCCCCAGCGTTACAATGATAAATGGTATTGAAAAAAAGAGCAGCACAGGCCGTACAACAGCGTTGATGAGGCCGAGCACCAAAGCAACAAGAATTGCAGCGCCAAAACTTTTTATATGAATTCCGTCGAGGATATGCGCAGTGGCATAAACCGCGCAGGCATTGATCAGCCATTGGATCAGGATATGCATCATCGCTCCCACTTTGATTTTTTTATTCCAGAAACAGTACAGCAAAATGTAACCAATTCAGCCAACTATCCCTTGTCGCACTTCCTTGTCGCACTCCCTTATCCAGTCACATTAAGCTCATCAAGTGCGTTCTGGAGTGTTTTGCATCCCGTGATGATGATGGGGAGATTTTTCAGTGATGGTTTCAGTTCGCGGGTATTGGCTTCGGGCAGCACAATTTGCTTGAAGCCAAGATGGGCCGCCTCCCTTATGCGCCGTTCGCTGTCGCTGATAGCCCTCAGTTCACCTGCAAGACCGATTTCTCCGCAGCAGACCGTTGCCGGATCGACCGGACGGTTCATCAGCCCTGAAGCAATGGCAGCAGCAATGGCAAGGTCTGCTGCGGGTTCAGCCAGTTTCAGGCCGCCGGC
The DNA window shown above is from Pelodictyon phaeoclathratiforme BU-1 and carries:
- a CDS encoding phage holin family protein, whose protein sequence is MMHILIQWLINACAVYATAHILDGIHIKSFGAAILVALVLGLINAVVRPVLLFFSIPFIIVTLGLFLLVINAFLLQFAASLVGGFSIDNFGWAIAGSIVISAISWILSSLFDL
- a CDS encoding GAF domain-containing protein, translated to MLQDKYDKNADEAHASMVHGNIDLSLLDIFPDICLLIDKNGLIVSSNIRFAARFRRRPEECLGLNVFDLLSHDLLIPETAELRRHKLEEVICTGRQLTFEDEHDGRSYRHTIYPLRSLAGDIQNMFIVAQDITDLKRSELAGENEQAFRKAVIDVIPGIFYLLDTEVRLSGWNAYLRDDIMGKSESEMAGINALESIHPDDWLTIQSKMQNVLIDGVEERAEIRALRQGGPEIVWFLMTAKKIVLNGTPFLIGMGIDITERKKAESELQNLNRSLLAISNCNQVLLHAHDETELLSAICRIVVEIGGYRMAWVGYAEDDPSKSVRPVAQAGFEEGYLDMLMISWADVERGRGPVGTTIRTGQPCSVCNVLSDQQFLPWRIEAMARGYASVLSLPLKSDNKTFGALAIYSIVPDAFNAGEMTLLTALADNLAYGISMLRTRRAQEAAEEALRQSEARYRSLFQNYHTVMLISDPENGMIVDANPAAISFYGWELNELCRKKISQITVSTPQEVTSEMEGGCNEESNPFHFRHCRSDGSVRDVEVFSAPVEIQGKMLLYSVVHDVTVRLRHESLILFRQRLLQMAESHSVEELLRLTLDEAERGTGSKIGFYHFFGENDATSLQVCSTNVYKNMQGGVQQFTHPYVKGEELWADVLHGQSAVITNEYKRDERQNNLPGSHPEIKRTLVVPVLQGEKIVGFFWVGNKPEAYIDDDIHLVRTIADSAWDIVSRKLAEQAQQEMQSALTQLQKMELVGQLAGGIAHDFNNMLAVIIGNIEMAMDQEAAYEEPLPFNLKNILNAATRSAHLTRQLLAFARKQPVMPLVLELNTMVETMLSVLRRLIGENITIVWIPDTHRCLVKVDPSQIDQILVNLCINARDAIAGIGKITIQIGRLCEKKTLVPPLHPCKIVGDYVTLSVRDNGCGIEKEHLPHIFEPFFTTKEPGKGTGLGLSTVYGIVKQNNGCLDYKSEPGKGSTFKIHLPRYQEGYGDIEEDEPAPPEGKQGKGTILLVENEHDILILCRAALEEAGYTTLSAETPREAIRLARQYNGEVDMLLTDVVMPDMNGCDLAKELQSIIPDLKTLFMSGYSSDVISRHEMLVERVNFIQKPFSLKLLTTMVHNLLNHANP